One stretch of Streptomyces sp. NBC_01363 DNA includes these proteins:
- a CDS encoding glycoside hydrolase family 2 TIM barrel-domain containing protein, which translates to MNRTRTPTLTWYEDMGPGSGGLEPRAWYAGSDAGRMPLNGEWLFRLSPGAATRDESFARPGFDASEWATVEVPGHWVLQGLGGAPAYTNVVYPFPVDPPRVPAANPTGDHLRTFDLPAGWAGDGDVVLRFDGVESCARVWLNGRELGAFKGSRLPHEFAVGGLLRAEGNVLAVRVHQWSSGSYLEDQDQWWLPGIFRDVTLLERPRGAPRDFFVHAGYDHRDGSGTLRVECAGAEGRVLVPELGVDVATGEAVTVAVEPWTAETPRLYDGELVTSGERIGLRVGFRSVVVEDGLIEVNGRRVLFRGVNRHEFHPETGRTVDAATMRRDLVLMKQHNINAVRTSHYPPHPAFLDLCDEVGLWVIDECDLETHGFAGQEWRGNPVDDERWTPALLDRAARMVERDKNHASVIIWSLGNECGTGRGLSAMAEWIRGRDPERLVHYEGDPSCRDVDLYSRMYPAHAEVELIGRRAEEPSADPESDARRRAMPFLMCEYAHAMGNGPGGLSEYQRLFERYERCQGGFVWEWIDHGIAHPEHGFAYGGDFGEEPHDSNFVCDGLIFPDRTPSPGLIEYKKVVEPVRIDAVPGADSVRITNGYDFSGLAHLDFAWSHEVDGEPVGSGVFDVPELAPGASAGVRLPMDGAGVWTVRAVLARDTDWGERGHVVAWGQTETGPAVVPAAAVGERPERGEGLITLGPGVFDAATGAPVRLGAVPVEEFRLDVWRAPTDNDNGAAWQPDERYGVRWRESGLHRMLHRTDAVEAGEDSLLVRTRVAPAGVGLGLRTAYRWTAGGERLGLTVSVVPEGEWRVPLPRLGIRFGLPAAYGSARWFGGGPGEAYPDTRAASVLGRWRMSVDAMQTPYVRPQENGARADVRWAELTDGSGAGVRAEGGAPFWFTARRWTSEQLDAAEHRPGLRAGETVWVNLDHAVQGIGSRSCGPGVLPEYRLDARAAEFSFVFTPLG; encoded by the coding sequence ATGAACCGCACCCGCACGCCCACCCTGACCTGGTACGAGGACATGGGTCCCGGATCTGGCGGGCTGGAGCCGCGAGCCTGGTACGCGGGGTCGGACGCCGGGCGGATGCCGCTGAACGGGGAGTGGCTCTTCCGGCTCTCACCGGGCGCCGCCACCCGGGACGAGTCGTTCGCGCGCCCCGGGTTCGACGCCTCGGAGTGGGCGACGGTCGAGGTTCCCGGGCACTGGGTGCTCCAGGGCCTCGGCGGGGCTCCCGCCTACACGAACGTGGTGTACCCCTTCCCCGTCGATCCGCCGAGGGTGCCGGCCGCGAATCCGACCGGGGACCATCTGCGGACCTTCGACCTGCCCGCCGGATGGGCCGGGGACGGGGACGTGGTGCTGCGGTTCGACGGGGTGGAGTCCTGCGCCCGGGTCTGGCTCAACGGCCGGGAGCTGGGCGCCTTCAAGGGGTCACGGCTGCCGCACGAGTTCGCCGTCGGCGGGCTGCTGCGGGCCGAGGGCAATGTGCTGGCCGTGCGGGTGCACCAGTGGTCCTCGGGGAGTTATCTGGAGGACCAGGACCAGTGGTGGCTGCCCGGAATCTTCCGGGACGTGACCCTGCTGGAGCGGCCGCGGGGTGCGCCCCGGGACTTCTTCGTGCACGCCGGGTACGACCATCGCGACGGGTCCGGGACACTGCGGGTGGAGTGCGCGGGGGCCGAGGGGCGGGTCCTGGTGCCCGAGCTGGGTGTCGATGTCGCGACGGGCGAGGCGGTGACCGTCGCGGTCGAGCCGTGGACGGCCGAGACGCCCCGGCTCTACGACGGGGAGCTGGTGACGTCCGGGGAACGGATCGGGCTGCGGGTGGGGTTCCGGAGCGTCGTGGTCGAGGACGGGCTCATCGAGGTCAACGGGCGCCGGGTGCTCTTCCGCGGGGTGAACCGGCACGAGTTCCATCCGGAGACCGGGCGGACCGTGGACGCGGCGACCATGCGGCGCGATCTGGTGCTGATGAAGCAGCACAACATCAACGCCGTGCGGACCAGCCACTATCCGCCGCATCCCGCCTTTCTCGATCTCTGCGACGAAGTGGGGCTCTGGGTGATCGACGAGTGCGACCTGGAGACGCATGGCTTCGCCGGGCAGGAGTGGCGCGGCAACCCGGTGGACGACGAGCGGTGGACCCCGGCACTGCTCGACCGGGCGGCGCGGATGGTGGAGCGCGACAAGAACCACGCGTCGGTGATCATCTGGTCGCTCGGCAACGAGTGCGGGACGGGGCGCGGGCTGAGCGCGATGGCCGAGTGGATCCGGGGACGGGATCCGGAGCGGCTGGTGCACTACGAGGGCGATCCCTCCTGCCGGGACGTCGACCTGTACTCGCGGATGTACCCGGCGCACGCCGAGGTCGAGCTGATCGGCCGCCGGGCGGAGGAGCCGTCGGCCGACCCGGAGTCGGACGCGCGGCGGCGTGCGATGCCGTTCCTGATGTGCGAGTACGCGCATGCGATGGGCAACGGTCCGGGCGGACTCTCCGAGTACCAGCGGCTGTTCGAGCGGTACGAGCGCTGCCAGGGCGGCTTCGTCTGGGAGTGGATCGATCACGGCATCGCCCACCCCGAGCACGGCTTCGCGTACGGCGGGGACTTCGGCGAGGAGCCGCACGACTCCAACTTCGTCTGCGACGGACTGATCTTCCCCGATCGCACCCCCTCCCCCGGGCTGATCGAGTACAAGAAGGTCGTCGAGCCGGTGCGGATCGATGCCGTGCCCGGAGCGGACTCGGTCCGGATCACCAACGGGTACGACTTCTCGGGACTGGCGCACCTGGACTTCGCGTGGTCGCACGAGGTGGACGGCGAGCCCGTCGGATCCGGTGTGTTCGATGTGCCGGAGCTCGCACCCGGTGCGTCGGCCGGGGTGCGGCTGCCGATGGACGGTGCCGGGGTGTGGACCGTACGGGCGGTACTCGCCCGGGACACCGACTGGGGCGAACGCGGGCATGTGGTCGCGTGGGGGCAGACGGAGACGGGCCCGGCCGTCGTCCCCGCCGCCGCGGTGGGTGAGCGGCCGGAGCGGGGCGAGGGGCTGATCACCCTCGGGCCCGGGGTCTTCGACGCGGCGACCGGGGCGCCGGTGCGGCTGGGGGCAGTGCCGGTGGAGGAGTTTCGGCTGGATGTGTGGCGGGCGCCCACCGACAACGACAACGGTGCGGCGTGGCAGCCGGACGAACGGTACGGGGTGCGGTGGCGGGAGTCCGGACTGCACCGGATGCTTCACCGGACCGATGCGGTCGAGGCCGGCGAGGACTCGCTGCTCGTACGGACCCGGGTGGCGCCGGCCGGGGTCGGGCTGGGGCTGCGTACCGCGTACCGGTGGACGGCCGGCGGGGAGCGGCTGGGGCTGACCGTGTCCGTGGTGCCGGAGGGCGAGTGGCGGGTGCCGCTGCCCCGGCTGGGCATCCGGTTCGGGCTGCCCGCCGCGTACGGCTCGGCGCGGTGGTTCGGCGGCGGGCCCGGTGAGGCGTACCCGGACACCCGGGCCGCCTCGGTGCTCGGCCGGTGGCGGATGTCGGTGGACGCGATGCAGACGCCGTACGTGCGGCCCCAGGAGAACGGTGCGCGGGCCGACGTCCGGTGGGCCGAGCTGACGGACGGCAGCGGTGCGGGGGTGCGGGCCGAGGGGGGTGCGCCGTTCTGGTTCACCGCGCGGCGGTGGACGAGCGAGCAGCTGGACGCGGCGGAGCACCGGCCGGGGCTGCGGGCCGGCGAGACCGTCTGGGTCAATCTGGATCACGCGGTGCAGGGCATCGGTTCCCGGTCGTGCGGGCCGGGCGTGCTGCCGGAGTACCGGCTCGACGCGCGGGCCGCGGAGTTCTCCTTCGTGTTCACGCCGCTGGGCTGA
- a CDS encoding M20/M25/M40 family metallo-hydrolase — protein MSETNTAWTGSGEDEVVDLCRELIRIDTSNYGDHSGPGERGAAEYVAEKLAEVGLEPQIFESHKGRASTVARIEGEDPSRPALLIHGHTDVVPANAHDWTHHPFSGEVADGCVWGRGAVDMKDMDAMTLAVVRDRMRSGRKPPRDIVLAFVADEEAGGTYGARYLVDKHPGLFEGVTEAIGEVGGFSFTVNEKLRLYLVETAQKGMHWMRLTVDGTAGHGSMTNDDNAITELCEAVGRLGRHKWPVRVTKTVRSFLDELSDALGTPLDPEDMDATLAKLGGIAKMVGATLRNSAAPTMLGAGYKVNVIPGQAIAHVDGRFLPGFEDEFLADLDRILGPRVKREDVHGDKALETSFDGSLVDAMQIALKAEDPIARAVPYMLSGGTDAKSFDDLGIRCFGFAPLKLPPELDFAGMFHGVDERVPVDGLKFGVRVLDRFIDNS, from the coding sequence GTGAGCGAGACCAACACGGCTTGGACCGGCTCCGGCGAGGACGAGGTCGTGGACCTCTGTCGTGAGCTGATCCGGATCGACACCAGCAACTACGGGGACCATTCGGGACCGGGGGAGCGGGGCGCGGCCGAGTACGTCGCGGAGAAGCTCGCCGAGGTCGGGCTGGAGCCGCAGATCTTCGAGTCCCACAAGGGTCGTGCCTCGACCGTGGCGCGGATCGAGGGCGAGGACCCGTCCAGGCCCGCGCTGCTGATCCACGGGCACACCGACGTGGTTCCGGCCAATGCCCACGACTGGACGCACCACCCGTTCTCGGGCGAGGTCGCGGACGGCTGCGTGTGGGGCCGCGGCGCGGTCGACATGAAGGACATGGACGCGATGACCCTCGCGGTCGTCCGCGACCGGATGCGCAGCGGCCGCAAGCCCCCGCGCGACATCGTGCTGGCCTTCGTCGCGGACGAGGAGGCGGGCGGTACGTACGGCGCGCGGTACCTCGTGGACAAGCACCCCGGCCTCTTCGAGGGGGTCACCGAGGCGATCGGCGAGGTCGGCGGCTTCTCCTTCACGGTGAACGAGAAGCTGCGGCTCTACCTCGTGGAGACGGCCCAGAAGGGCATGCACTGGATGCGGCTCACCGTGGACGGCACCGCCGGCCACGGCTCGATGACCAACGACGACAACGCGATCACCGAGCTCTGCGAGGCGGTCGGCCGGCTCGGGCGGCACAAGTGGCCGGTCCGGGTGACCAAGACCGTACGGTCCTTCCTCGACGAGCTGTCGGACGCGCTCGGCACCCCGCTCGACCCGGAGGACATGGATGCCACGCTCGCCAAGCTGGGCGGCATCGCCAAGATGGTCGGCGCCACGCTCCGCAACTCCGCCGCGCCCACCATGCTCGGCGCCGGTTACAAGGTGAACGTCATCCCCGGCCAGGCCATCGCCCATGTCGACGGCCGTTTCCTGCCCGGCTTCGAGGACGAGTTCCTGGCCGATCTGGACCGGATCCTCGGCCCGCGCGTGAAGCGCGAGGACGTGCACGGCGACAAGGCGCTGGAGACCAGCTTCGACGGCTCGCTCGTCGACGCCATGCAGATCGCCCTGAAGGCGGAGGACCCGATCGCCCGTGCCGTGCCCTACATGCTCTCCGGCGGCACCGACGCCAAGTCCTTCGACGACCTGGGCATCCGCTGCTTCGGATTCGCCCCGCTGAAGCTGCCGCCGGAGCTCGACTTCGCGGGCATGTTCCACGGTGTGGACGAGCGTGTACCGGTGGACGGTCTGAAGTTCGGCGTGCGGGTGCTCGACCGCTTCATTGACAACTCCTGA
- a CDS encoding chaplin → MIKKVVAAAAVTGGLVLAGAGMAVADSGAQGAGVGSPGVISGNTIQAPVHVPVNACGDTVSAIGLLNPAFGNPCFNA, encoded by the coding sequence ATGATCAAGAAGGTCGTCGCTGCTGCGGCTGTCACTGGTGGTCTGGTGCTCGCGGGTGCGGGCATGGCCGTCGCGGACTCCGGTGCCCAGGGCGCCGGAGTCGGCAGCCCCGGCGTGATCTCGGGCAACACCATTCAGGCGCCCGTCCACGTGCCGGTGAACGCGTGCGGTGACACGGTCTCCGCGATCGGGCTGCTGAACCCCGCCTTCGGCAACCCCTGCTTCAACGCCTGA
- a CDS encoding chaplin translates to MRQVTRKGLITMAAAGGVLALSGGYAHADAGASGEATNSPGVLSGNSVQIPVHVPVNVCGNSVDVVALLNPAFGNTCGNGSQDDSQGKHASGSHVSGDLTQASRPGAGKHRAPIGGGSTAQGVAKGSPGVLSGNNIQVPIDIPVNACGNSVTIGGLLNPTFGNDCGNSTDVVTPPPVTPVTPVTPVTPVTPVTPVTEHKPPAPEKPVVPNVPEEQNVPQLAHTGAGGLDLLIPASAGLLLAGAGMVFYRRARMSA, encoded by the coding sequence ATGCGACAGGTCACGCGTAAAGGCCTGATCACCATGGCGGCAGCGGGCGGCGTGCTCGCGCTGAGTGGCGGCTACGCGCACGCGGACGCGGGAGCGTCCGGCGAGGCGACGAATTCCCCGGGGGTGCTGTCAGGGAATTCGGTACAGATCCCGGTCCACGTACCGGTCAACGTGTGCGGCAACTCCGTGGACGTCGTGGCGCTGCTCAACCCGGCGTTCGGCAACACTTGCGGAAACGGTTCGCAGGACGACTCCCAGGGCAAGCACGCCTCCGGCAGTCACGTCTCCGGCGACCTGACCCAGGCGAGCCGACCCGGCGCGGGCAAGCACCGGGCCCCGATCGGCGGCGGGTCGACGGCCCAGGGCGTCGCGAAGGGCTCGCCGGGAGTGCTGTCCGGCAACAACATCCAGGTGCCCATCGACATCCCCGTGAACGCCTGCGGGAACAGTGTCACCATCGGCGGTCTGCTCAACCCCACTTTCGGCAACGACTGCGGGAACAGCACGGACGTCGTCACGCCGCCGCCGGTCACCCCGGTCACCCCGGTCACCCCGGTCACCCCGGTCACCCCGGTCACCCCGGTCACCGAGCACAAGCCCCCGGCGCCGGAGAAGCCGGTCGTGCCCAACGTGCCCGAGGAGCAGAACGTCCCGCAGCTCGCCCACACCGGAGCGGGCGGGCTCGACCTACTGATCCCGGCGAGCGCGGGTCTGCTGCTGGCGGGTGCGGGCATGGTGTTCTACCGCCGTGCCCGGATGTCCGCCTAG
- a CDS encoding DUF5703 family protein, whose protein sequence is MPEYEFVDVYVPRGVSRKETARLLTDHAEYGHWELDRLTLRRDGSRRVRLRRRIIRQLRATW, encoded by the coding sequence ATGCCGGAATACGAATTTGTCGATGTGTACGTACCGCGCGGGGTGTCCCGGAAGGAGACGGCCCGCCTGCTGACCGACCATGCCGAGTACGGTCACTGGGAGTTGGACCGGCTGACGCTGCGCCGCGACGGCAGCCGCAGGGTGCGCCTGCGCCGACGGATCATCCGCCAGCTCCGAGCCACCTGGTGA
- a CDS encoding ATP-dependent RecD-like DNA helicase: MTALPRGETPGSPAADDDGVVATPSAAVPSPSAGDEGHAADEGSPTADDAGDGAETDDRDDTTDSGTDTADDTGDGAGDGDGADAAPAPLSEAEAELAAQRELRERIEKRKAEKEGPIAAGAKLSGKAADLLAAVRAVESGEQPATSFFDSPAPAAPRRTAPAPAPARPRAPEPARAPQGAPPEAVAATAAVLAGGGAPAALAGPAAETLGAQAADALRADPWQLLAVPGVGPEQADGFARALLGAECGPDDERRTAALVGWLLERAALRGHTALDASEVRAALAERSVADPDAAVQHAVAEGVVLVFQDGPEDQDDQESEAPAEPNEEAGPDAGQEPVQVLLGLDRYALAEESLADGLARLVNACEKDADWAEAASAAGSPSAAELIRTVAAHGLVAHTGGEAARAEPAALITAARGLGLRALGTTHSADGRRRLAEATGDPETAVTLAGLLSGEQGPGRDEEGAIAVDLLVVLDAPQLDVETAAILVESLADGTRLVLSGDPGVLGSAGAGRVFADVLAARACPQVVSRTPDPGPIGELVSGIGIGELNQVEAPGREVVIVPVRDAGEAVHRTVQLVADSVPRAIGVPSSDTQVITVGHGGSAGTRALNAALKQRLNPGPGRFGGFDPGDRVVHVPAPGRVVPAVAVSADAEGLRLDCAGTEVVVAQERVESSVRHGWALSAHQAAGMRWPAVVVVLPGDAVQGLSRSWVYTAFSRGERHLSVVHGVDQALPRAVAQSPAQDRTTRLRTLLETPVR; encoded by the coding sequence GTGACTGCGCTTCCCCGGGGGGAAACCCCCGGCTCCCCGGCCGCCGACGACGACGGCGTCGTCGCGACCCCCTCCGCCGCCGTGCCCTCCCCGTCCGCCGGGGACGAGGGGCACGCCGCGGACGAGGGATCGCCGACGGCCGACGACGCCGGGGACGGAGCGGAGACGGACGACCGGGACGACACGACGGACAGCGGAACGGACACCGCCGACGACACCGGGGACGGGGCCGGGGACGGGGACGGGGCGGACGCCGCCCCCGCACCGCTCTCCGAGGCCGAGGCCGAGCTCGCCGCCCAGCGTGAGCTCCGGGAGCGGATCGAGAAGCGCAAGGCCGAGAAGGAAGGCCCCATCGCCGCCGGGGCGAAGCTGAGCGGCAAGGCGGCCGACCTGCTGGCGGCCGTGCGCGCGGTGGAGAGCGGCGAGCAGCCCGCCACCTCGTTCTTCGACTCGCCCGCACCCGCCGCCCCCCGCCGGACCGCACCCGCGCCCGCCCCGGCCCGCCCGCGAGCCCCCGAACCGGCACGGGCGCCGCAGGGCGCCCCGCCCGAGGCCGTGGCCGCGACCGCCGCCGTACTGGCCGGGGGCGGGGCTCCGGCGGCGCTGGCGGGACCGGCGGCCGAGACCCTCGGGGCGCAGGCGGCCGACGCCCTGCGCGCCGACCCCTGGCAGCTGCTGGCCGTGCCGGGAGTAGGACCGGAGCAGGCGGACGGATTCGCGCGGGCCCTGCTCGGCGCCGAGTGCGGCCCGGACGACGAGCGGCGGACCGCCGCCCTGGTGGGCTGGCTGCTGGAACGGGCCGCGCTCCGCGGCCACACGGCGCTGGATGCCTCGGAGGTACGGGCGGCGCTCGCCGAGCGTTCGGTGGCCGACCCCGACGCGGCCGTGCAACACGCCGTCGCCGAGGGAGTCGTCCTGGTCTTCCAGGACGGCCCGGAGGACCAGGACGACCAGGAGTCCGAAGCACCCGCGGAACCCAACGAGGAGGCCGGCCCGGACGCCGGGCAGGAACCGGTGCAGGTGCTGCTCGGCCTCGACCGCTACGCACTCGCCGAGGAGAGCCTCGCCGACGGCCTGGCCCGGCTGGTCAACGCCTGCGAGAAGGACGCCGACTGGGCGGAGGCGGCCTCGGCCGCGGGCTCCCCGTCGGCAGCCGAGCTGATCCGCACGGTCGCGGCCCACGGCCTCGTGGCGCACACCGGGGGCGAGGCCGCCAGGGCCGAGCCCGCCGCCCTGATCACCGCGGCCCGCGGCCTCGGGCTGCGCGCCCTGGGCACCACGCACAGCGCCGACGGCAGGCGACGGCTGGCCGAGGCGACCGGCGATCCGGAGACGGCCGTCACCCTCGCCGGTCTGCTCTCGGGCGAGCAGGGCCCGGGGCGGGACGAGGAGGGGGCGATCGCCGTCGACCTGCTCGTCGTGCTGGACGCCCCGCAGCTGGACGTCGAGACCGCCGCGATCCTGGTCGAGTCCCTGGCCGACGGCACCCGCCTGGTGCTCAGCGGTGATCCGGGTGTGCTGGGTTCGGCCGGTGCGGGAAGGGTGTTCGCGGATGTGCTCGCGGCCCGCGCCTGCCCGCAGGTCGTCTCCCGCACACCGGATCCGGGACCGATCGGCGAGCTGGTCTCCGGCATCGGCATCGGCGAGCTCAACCAGGTCGAGGCGCCCGGCAGGGAAGTGGTGATCGTCCCCGTACGCGATGCGGGCGAGGCGGTGCACCGCACCGTGCAGCTGGTGGCCGACTCGGTGCCGCGCGCCATCGGCGTGCCGTCGTCCGACACCCAGGTGATCACCGTCGGCCACGGCGGCTCGGCGGGCACCCGGGCGCTGAACGCGGCGCTGAAGCAGCGGCTCAACCCCGGGCCGGGGCGGTTCGGCGGCTTCGACCCGGGCGACCGCGTCGTCCACGTCCCGGCGCCCGGCAGGGTCGTGCCCGCGGTGGCCGTCTCGGCCGACGCCGAGGGCCTGCGTCTGGACTGCGCGGGCACGGAGGTCGTCGTGGCCCAGGAGCGGGTGGAATCCTCCGTGCGCCATGGCTGGGCCCTCAGCGCCCACCAGGCGGCCGGGATGCGGTGGCCCGCAGTGGTCGTCGTGCTGCCGGGCGACGCAGTCCAGGGGCTGAGCCGCTCCTGGGTGTACACCGCCTTCAGCCGCGGGGAGCGGCATCTGTCCGTGGTGCACGGGGTGGACCAGGCGCTCCCGCGCGCGGTCGCCCAGTCCCCGGCCCAGGACCGCACGACGCGCCTGCGCACCCTGCTGGAGACCCCGGTCCGCTGA
- a CDS encoding aldo/keto reductase, whose protein sequence is MEQRHLGRTGLRVSRIGLGTLTWGRDTDDHDAAEQLKAFWEAGGTLVDTADVYGGGEAEYLLGQLVDGLVPRRDLVIATKAGSVADPYRRFDGSRGHLLAALDASLERLGTDHVDLWQIHAFDPVTPLDETLQALDMAVSSGRARYAGVSNFCGWQLAKAATWQLASPGVRTRLASTQMEYSLLQRGVEREVLPAALDLGVGLLPSSPLGRGVLTGKYRSGTPADSRGASELLAPFVEPYLDEPASRVVDAVATAADGLATTPLQVALAWVRDRPGVVAPIVGARNAQQLTEALSVEALSLPDEICQALDDVSAPVHRYPDQDWSTL, encoded by the coding sequence ATGGAGCAGAGGCATCTCGGCCGCACCGGCCTTCGAGTGTCCCGGATCGGGCTCGGCACCCTCACCTGGGGCCGGGACACCGATGATCACGACGCTGCCGAACAGCTGAAAGCCTTCTGGGAAGCGGGCGGCACGCTGGTCGACACGGCCGATGTGTACGGCGGCGGGGAGGCCGAATATCTGCTCGGGCAGCTCGTCGACGGCCTGGTGCCACGGCGCGATCTGGTCATCGCGACGAAGGCCGGCAGCGTGGCCGATCCGTACCGCCGGTTCGACGGCTCGCGCGGGCATCTGCTGGCCGCGCTGGACGCCTCCCTGGAACGGCTCGGCACGGACCACGTGGATCTGTGGCAGATCCACGCCTTCGACCCGGTGACTCCGCTGGACGAGACCCTTCAGGCGCTGGACATGGCGGTGTCCAGCGGACGCGCCCGCTACGCGGGGGTGTCGAACTTCTGCGGCTGGCAGCTGGCCAAGGCGGCGACCTGGCAGCTCGCCTCGCCCGGGGTGCGCACCCGGCTGGCGAGCACGCAGATGGAGTACTCGCTGTTGCAGCGGGGCGTGGAACGCGAGGTGCTGCCCGCCGCCCTCGATCTCGGCGTCGGGCTGCTGCCCTCCTCCCCGCTGGGCCGTGGGGTCCTCACCGGGAAGTACCGGTCGGGCACTCCGGCGGACTCGCGTGGCGCCTCGGAGCTGCTGGCTCCGTTCGTCGAGCCGTATCTCGACGAGCCGGCGAGCCGCGTGGTGGACGCGGTGGCGACGGCGGCGGACGGCCTGGCCACGACGCCGCTCCAGGTGGCTCTCGCCTGGGTCCGGGACCGACCCGGAGTGGTGGCCCCGATCGTCGGCGCGCGCAACGCGCAGCAGCTCACGGAGGCATTGTCAGTGGAGGCGCTTAGTCTTCCTGACGAGATCTGCCAGGCGCTCGACGACGTGTCGGCGCCCGTGCACCGCTATCCCGACCAGGACTGGAGCACGCTGTGA
- a CDS encoding LLM class F420-dependent oxidoreductase → MRLGINLGYWGAGMDGDNLAVAQEADRLGYDVCWVAEAYGSDAPTVLSWVAARTESIDVGSAIMQIPARQPAMTAMTAATLDSLSGGRFRLGLGVSGPQVSEGWYGVKFDKPLARTREYVEIVRKAMSRERLSYEGQHWTLPLPGGPGKPIKLTVHPQREHIPLYIAAIGPKNLEQTGEIADGALLIFPSAEHLEDTAMTYLRAGREKAGLTMEGFDVCPTLPLAVGDDVNGLADMFRPYTALYVGGMGSRKQNFYNQLAQRMGYEKEAAEIQDKYLSGDKSGAAAAVPHQLIDQTTLLGPVERIAERMQAYAAAGVTTLTLAPAGFTLEERLTALRAGTDALERSGLA, encoded by the coding sequence ATGCGGCTCGGCATCAATCTCGGTTACTGGGGCGCGGGAATGGACGGCGACAATCTCGCCGTCGCCCAGGAGGCCGACCGGCTCGGATACGACGTCTGCTGGGTGGCCGAGGCGTACGGCTCCGACGCGCCGACCGTGCTCTCCTGGGTCGCCGCCCGGACCGAGTCCATCGACGTCGGCTCCGCGATCATGCAGATCCCGGCCCGCCAGCCCGCCATGACGGCGATGACCGCCGCCACCCTCGACTCGCTCTCCGGCGGCCGGTTCCGGCTCGGCCTCGGCGTGTCGGGGCCGCAGGTCTCCGAGGGCTGGTACGGCGTCAAGTTCGACAAGCCGCTGGCCCGTACCCGGGAGTACGTCGAGATCGTCCGCAAGGCGATGTCCCGCGAGCGGCTCTCGTACGAGGGGCAGCACTGGACGCTGCCGCTGCCGGGCGGTCCGGGCAAGCCCATCAAGCTGACCGTCCACCCGCAGCGCGAGCACATCCCGCTCTACATCGCCGCGATCGGCCCGAAGAACCTGGAGCAGACCGGCGAGATCGCCGACGGCGCGCTGCTGATCTTCCCCTCCGCCGAGCACCTGGAGGACACCGCGATGACGTACCTGCGGGCGGGCCGTGAGAAGGCCGGCCTGACGATGGAGGGCTTCGACGTCTGTCCGACGCTGCCGCTCGCCGTCGGCGACGACGTCAACGGCCTCGCGGACATGTTCCGTCCGTACACCGCCCTGTACGTGGGCGGCATGGGCAGCCGCAAGCAGAACTTCTACAACCAGCTCGCGCAGCGCATGGGCTACGAGAAGGAAGCCGCCGAGATCCAGGACAAGTACCTGTCCGGCGACAAGAGCGGTGCCGCCGCCGCGGTGCCGCACCAGCTGATCGACCAGACCACGCTGCTCGGCCCGGTCGAGCGGATCGCCGAGCGGATGCAGGCCTACGCCGCCGCGGGGGTCACGACGCTGACCCTGGCCCCGGCCGGGTTCACGCTCGAAGAGCGGCTCACGGCCCTGCGGGCCGGCACGGACGCGCTGGAGCGCTCCGGGCTCGCGTAA
- a CDS encoding ferritin-like domain-containing protein: protein MLSARNLFLEILDDDESFRLFCSIAAGGESQGGWENGRIAALVPESQRALAPKIARHGADEDKHGRIFDALLRKRGLRPAEIPHETDYTMLLEKHGIGLAHEQLRGEERLSERDIITYLAHSRVTEQRASEQMALLCKHFADHPDLGRAVIMISNDEDNHLAYCHEELLRFARAGHGRTIQRTLRECALAEIRVYRDVSLAVMDHMGRILGWPRARSAVLAAGIHGVYAYERLVGWRRMVSLAQPERRDALGGPAVPEPGSA from the coding sequence ATGCTCTCGGCAAGGAACCTGTTCCTGGAGATTCTCGACGACGACGAGTCGTTCCGGCTGTTCTGTTCCATCGCGGCCGGCGGGGAGTCCCAGGGCGGCTGGGAGAACGGCCGCATCGCGGCCCTGGTGCCCGAGAGCCAACGCGCGCTGGCGCCCAAGATCGCACGGCACGGCGCCGACGAGGACAAGCACGGCAGGATCTTCGACGCGCTGCTGCGCAAGCGCGGGCTCCGGCCGGCGGAGATCCCGCACGAGACCGACTACACGATGCTGCTGGAGAAGCACGGCATCGGCCTCGCCCATGAGCAGTTGCGGGGCGAGGAACGGCTCTCCGAGCGCGACATCATCACCTACCTCGCCCACAGCCGGGTCACCGAGCAGCGCGCCTCCGAGCAGATGGCCCTGCTGTGCAAGCACTTCGCCGACCACCCAGACCTCGGCCGCGCCGTGATAATGATCTCGAACGACGAGGACAACCACCTGGCGTACTGCCACGAGGAACTGCTCCGCTTCGCCCGCGCCGGACACGGCCGCACCATCCAGCGCACCCTGCGCGAGTGCGCGCTCGCCGAGATCCGGGTGTACCGCGACGTCAGCCTCGCCGTGATGGACCACATGGGCCGCATCCTGGGCTGGCCCCGGGCCAGATCGGCGGTGCTGGCCGCCGGGATCCACGGCGTCTACGCGTACGAACGGCTGGTGGGATGGCGGCGCATGGTGAGCCTGGCGCAGCCCGAGCGGCGCGACGCGCTGGGCGGTCCCGCGGTGCCGGAGCCCGGGTCCGCCTGA